The genomic stretch CCCATGTTCAGTGGCTCCTCCTGAAGCCAGACGATCTCCGTCGCGTTCTTGTAACGCTCCAGCACGTCCCGTACCTGGTCGGATGGGAAGGGATGCAGAAGCTCGATACGGACGACCGCGATCTCCTCGTTGGTATCGTGCTGCTCGTGGGTCAGATCCACGTAGACCTTCCCAGTGCAGAATATGACCCGACGGACCGCTTCGGGCTTCTCGCTGGCAATCGGATCGTCGATGACCATCTGGAACTTGCCGTCGGTCAGGTCGCGCAGGCTCGACCCGGCGCGCGGGTGGCGCAGCAGGCTCTTTGGCGTCATGACGACGAGCGGGCGCGGGTCGGGTTCGAGCAGTAGCGCCTGGCGGCGAAGCAGGTGAAAATACTGGGCAGCCGTGGTGCAGTTCGCGACACGCATGTTGCGATCCGCGCACAGCTGCAGATATCGTTCGAGGCGACCGCTGGAATGCTCTGGCCCCTGACCCTCATAGCCGTGCGGCAGTAGCAGGACCATGCCCGACGTCTGCCGCCACTTGGCCTGGCCGGCTGCGATGAACTGATCGATGATGACCTGGCCACCATTGGCGAAGTCGCCGAACTGCCCCTCCCAGAGGATGAGTGTCTCCGGCGCATAGACGCTGTAGCCGTATTCGTAGCCGAGCGCGGCGGATTCCGACAGCGGGCTGTTCCAGACGGCGAACGCGGCCGCGTCTGGCAGCGACTGGAGCGCGGTAAACGTCGAGCCGTGGTCGGGATCGTGGAGAACGAGGTGGCGCTGCGAGAACGTGCCGCGCTGGGCGTCCTGGCCGGTTAGCCGGATCGGCGTGCCCTCCATCAGGATCGAGCCGAAGGCGAGAGACTCGGCCAGTGCCCAGTCGATTGCGCCGTCGGTGTCGAGCGCCGCCTTGCGCCGTTCGAGCTGTCGCTTCAGCTTCGGATTCAGGGTGAAGTTCTCGGGGAACGTGTGCAGCGCGTTGTTGATCTGGTGGAGGACGCCCGACGACACGGCAGTCTCGATATCAGCCGGCTGCAACGAGGTCAGCGCGTGGTGGTCGTCGGCTGTTGGCTTCTCCCGGGACGCTCCCTCGCGGATTTGCTGGAGGCGATCGATCGCGGCGGCGAGGACCTGGTCACCCTCCCCAGCGCCGATGACGCCGCTATCCTCCAGCTCTTGCGCCCAGATTGCGCGGGCGGTCGGGTGCTGGGTGATTCGGGCATACATCTCGGGCTGGGTGAACGTGGGTTCGTCACCTTCGTTGTGACCCCAGCGTCGGTAGCCGATCAGGTCGATCAGAAAGTCGTGCTTGAATCGATTGCGGTAGGCGATCGCCAGCCGGGCAACCTCGAGACAGGCGGCGGCGTCATCGGCATTGACGTGGACGATCGGGATTTCGAACCCCTTGGCCAGATCGCTGGCATACAGGGTCGAGCGTGAATCCTCCGGCAACGTCGTATAGCCGATCTGGTTATTGGTGATGATGTGGATCGTGCCGCCGGTTGTGTAGCCAATGAGCCCGGACAGGTTCAGTGTCTCGGCGACGATGCCCTGGCCGGGGAACGCCGCGTCGCCGTGAATCAGAATCGGCAGCGCCCCCATCGGGTCATGGGTCGGCAAGCCCGGATTGTCGCGGCCTTCCTGGGAGGCGCGCGCCATGCCTTCGACAACCGGATCGACGAACTCCAGGTGACTCGGGTTTGGCGCCATGATGACCGGCACGTCGACCCGGGTTCCCGAGCCTGGCCCGGCCTCGCGACGCAGGCCGAGGTGGTATTTCACGTCGCCGGTCCAGCCGACGTCGCTGGTGTCAGTCTGAGACACACCGCTCCGTGGCCCATGCTCGAACTCGGAGAAGATTGCCTCGTACGGCTTGCCGAGAACGTGGGCGAGAACATTGAGGCGACCGCGGTGCGCCATGCCGATGAAGATCTCGTGGATCCCGTTGCGCGCGGCGTCGCCCGCAACGACGTCAAGCATCGGCACGACGGCATCGGTCCCTTCGACCGAGAACCGCTTCGCGCCGAGGTAGGTCGTGTGGAGGAATTTCTCGAACGCCTCAACTTCGGTGAGGCGGTTGAGCAGGGCCTTCTTCTGCTCGGCGTCCAGCGGCTGGTGAAACGCGCCCGATTCGGCGGCGTCGCGAAGCCAGTTGCGCTGCTCGACATCCTGGACATGGTCGAACTCGTAACCGATCGCGCCGGAGTAGATCTCGCGTAACTGCTCGATCGCCTCGCGCGCGTTGCGCGACTGTGAGACGAGCGGTCCATCAACGACCTGGGCCGGCAATCGTTCGAGATCGGCGTCGGTCAGCCCGTAGCGCTGCTGATTCAGCTCGGCGGCCGGCGGGCGTGGGGGGGCGACCGGGGCAATGCTGGCCGCCAGATGCCCGTAGATCCGGATATTCTGCGCATAGTTGGCTGCGGCGAGGATCTTCGAGACGTCCGCCGCTGGCGCAGCAGCCGGCGCAGCCGTTGCCGCGCCGTTGCCGCCGATTGGCGGTGGCGTCCATTCGGCGAAGAACGCGCGGGTCTCGGCATCGACCGACGCGGGGTCGGACAGGTACCGATCGTAGAGCTCGAGAATGTAGCCTGCGTTCGGACCATGGAACGCGAAGCGTGCCGACTGTCGCGCCGGGGTGATTTCCTGTGCCATGTCGGTCACCTATCGTTTATGGACGATGCCCGCCATTGGGCGGTCCCTCTGCCCTCGCCCCTTCGGCTGGTGTGGAATGGCGGCCGCGAATGAGCCGTCTGACCAGCCACTTTTCCCTGATGATAGTACAAATGCCGTTACGATGCTTCCACAGGGGAGCGCAATTCGCGGGGGGATTCTATGATCGAGTGGCGAAGCGATGTCGAGCAAGCAAAGACGGACGCGCTGAGGCTGCGGCGACCCATCGTGATCGACGTTTTCAAGTCGCCCTGACGAGGCTGTGATCGGCTGGATGCCGATACGTATGCGGACGCTGAGGTCTCCCGACAGATTGGAGAGCGGTTCGTTCCGCTCAAGCTACACCTGTTCGATGGCCCACGCGATATCGTCCGGCCGCTGGGCGTCATCTGGACGCCAACGATCCTCTTCGCCGATCGCCGGTTGGCAGTCCACTACCGTTCGCTCAACTTCCTGCCGCCCCGCGAGTTCATGACAGTGCTCGATATCGGCGAAGCCGAGGTTGCCCTGCGCTGGAACCAGACCCAACGGGCGATCGACCTGCTCCGCGGCGCCTGGCAAGCTGATCCCGACGGCGCCCTGGCCGACGAGGCACTCTACCGGTTGGGGATCGCCACCTTCTTGCTGACACACTCCGACGCGGCGATGTACGAGGTTTGGGACCTGCTTCGCGAGCGCTATCCTGCCAGCATCTGGTCGCGGCGCATCCCATAGCATGGCGGCTGGGATGCTTGTGGGGAAGATGTCCTCACTGGGACCGGTACTGG from Thermomicrobiales bacterium encodes the following:
- a CDS encoding 2-oxoglutarate dehydrogenase E1 component, with translation MAQEITPARQSARFAFHGPNAGYILELYDRYLSDPASVDAETRAFFAEWTPPPIGGNGAATAAPAAAPAADVSKILAAANYAQNIRIYGHLAASIAPVAPPRPPAAELNQQRYGLTDADLERLPAQVVDGPLVSQSRNAREAIEQLREIYSGAIGYEFDHVQDVEQRNWLRDAAESGAFHQPLDAEQKKALLNRLTEVEAFEKFLHTTYLGAKRFSVEGTDAVVPMLDVVAGDAARNGIHEIFIGMAHRGRLNVLAHVLGKPYEAIFSEFEHGPRSGVSQTDTSDVGWTGDVKYHLGLRREAGPGSGTRVDVPVIMAPNPSHLEFVDPVVEGMARASQEGRDNPGLPTHDPMGALPILIHGDAAFPGQGIVAETLNLSGLIGYTTGGTIHIITNNQIGYTTLPEDSRSTLYASDLAKGFEIPIVHVNADDAAACLEVARLAIAYRNRFKHDFLIDLIGYRRWGHNEGDEPTFTQPEMYARITQHPTARAIWAQELEDSGVIGAGEGDQVLAAAIDRLQQIREGASREKPTADDHHALTSLQPADIETAVSSGVLHQINNALHTFPENFTLNPKLKRQLERRKAALDTDGAIDWALAESLAFGSILMEGTPIRLTGQDAQRGTFSQRHLVLHDPDHGSTFTALQSLPDAAAFAVWNSPLSESAALGYEYGYSVYAPETLILWEGQFGDFANGGQVIIDQFIAAGQAKWRQTSGMVLLLPHGYEGQGPEHSSGRLERYLQLCADRNMRVANCTTAAQYFHLLRRQALLLEPDPRPLVVMTPKSLLRHPRAGSSLRDLTDGKFQMVIDDPIASEKPEAVRRVIFCTGKVYVDLTHEQHDTNEEIAVVRIELLHPFPSDQVRDVLERYKNATEIVWLQEEPLNMGSWWYMLGKLYVLRSEMGIKTEIEYIGRPERASPAEGSADAHAENQARIVRNAWTLP